The Drosophila innubila isolate TH190305 chromosome 2L unlocalized genomic scaffold, UK_Dinn_1.0 4_B_2L, whole genome shotgun sequence genome segment CATTAAGGAGTGGCAAGATTTGGGCTTTATCACCACAGAACGTTCGAACTGTGCCTTTGCCAAGGGTTTGATGCGCAATATTGGCAAAGATTTGGACCACACCATGCCCAATGAGACACTGGAACGTTGGCTCCACTTGACACCGCAGTTTCTTCAATTATGGCGCGAGGTTTTCGCACAACTTTACACACGTCATGGTGGCAGCAAGCGTTCACACATCAAGGAGGTCGAAATTTCTTTTCTTCCACAGCTGTGcggtatatatatacatatacggtcatatttattattaatctcAATCATAACAATCGTAAATCTCTTTTAAACAAACATATTTGCAGATGCACCGCACAGCAGTCACTACAGGCCAATCATGGAGCTGCCACATGTGCTCTATATTAATGCACAGCTGCCCCGCGAGATGCGTCACAAATGGCGTTTCCTCTTCTCATCGAAAATACACGGAGAAAGCTTCTCCACAATGCTGGGCAAGGTGTTAGACAAGGGTCCAACGCTGTTCTTCATTGAGGATGAGGATCAATACATATTCGGTGGCTATGCGCCGGAATCTTGGGCTCTCAAGCCTCAATTTGCAGGAAATGATACCTCATTGCTCTATACGCTCAGCCCTGCCATGCGCTGTTTCAACTCCACGGGCTACAATGATCACTATCAGTATCTTAACTTGAATCAGCAAACAATGCCCAATGGCCTCGTGAGTACTTAATATTGtccatatactatatattgaTTATTGCTGTAATTATATATCTTTTTGTGTTACAGGGCATGGGCGGACAGTTTGATTTTTGGGGTGAGCATTCATAAATGCTTTTAATCTTACATCTTTTAtaggaaatattttatttcaggtCTTTGGTTGGACTGCATGTTTGGCGAGGGACAGAGTGTGGAGAGCTGCACCACATATGGAGACTATGTGCAGCTCAGGTGTGTTATATAAGCTAAATAGACGACCTTCTCTAAATTGAATTCAtacgaaaaattattttagtataaagaaacatttttatacaaacGAGATAGCTGcgtatttagaaaaaaattataatatgcaGATCTTAATTGTATACAAGTTTACTTTAGAAAAGTTCGATTAGATTAGTACATGGTTATAATTCCAAACAAAGTGTTGTTTTAGCTTAACCTGCTTTTTATCAAGTTGGATTTTAGGATTATAGAAGCAAGGTCCTAGATTGCACTCTTGCATAATGtcacttaattatttattaataatatattttaaaatatattatagcaAACGTAAGCAATTCAAAATACGCAACATGGAAGTTTGGGCTGTAGGCGATTTGCCTGTCAAGGACGAGGAAGGTGGTGAAGTACAGGTAAGTGCATAAGTTCATTAAGTGAATGCTTGGCATATCAACAATTttcgtaatttatttataatttaccataatacaaatatttatttatttaaagtcgtCGAAAAGTAGAAAAGCagtagacaaaaaaaaatgcaatttaaattagaaaataagatttcaaatgaataattataattaactatcaataattttgatttttttgtatttctaagCACAAATAAGCGTAAACTATGTTAATTGCATTCATTATTTCAAACTATAGAAACGTTCAGTGCTGGATGGAAATCTGGAGGATCGTGCCATGCTGGAAATAGCTGGAAAGCAAATGCATTCGGATGGACTTCGTGAGCCAGGCATGGATGATTGATAGCGGTCGTTTGTGAGATGGATAGGCTTGGTTTTATCATGTTCAAGAATTTATAGCACTATGTCTCTATTGGGAGTGGAGTTAAAAcctttacatatatatactttagcCTTAAAATCCTTATTCttcttaataataatgacaacACACAAAGGTCTTTACGACGAAACGAGTGTTTGTTCTTACCATTCCTACAAATTTTTGCGTAGTTATTAGcgtttatacatatacaaaaatacatattaatatacaatatatacatccatatatatatgtatatacatataagtgAATATATAATGTATTATGCATAGTGTCTATGTAATACTGAGagtattgttgttgcgtttTAGGACTACAAGTGAATCAACTTTTCAAAAGCAATGTAAGATGTAAACTCTAAACTGTAAACTGTAATCGTCGATATATTTACTGTCTTTTTCCGTGTTTAAATAAATCGCATATATTGTTTGCTGAATTCATGTTTATTACTAAAAATTGTTGAGCTAAGTATGtcatagatttatttataagttaagGCTATAGTGGTgggtttcctttttttcaaatttaataacaataacaattaaatgggAGATTCTGCTCCATGATTCATTAAATGTCCACTGCATACCCGGAGAGTGTCACTCCTGGTGCAATCTCCTCTTCCACATAGGATCCCGCCTCCTCAAAGGAGCGTGCGTTGCTATCCTCAAAACTGCGACCCACACTGGGTGGTGTTTGGCGCAACGGTGGTGCACGCTGGCCAAAGTTGCGTGACACTCCATAGTTGCCACCACTTTGTTCTTGCTCATCGAAGCGTCGCCCCGTGGATCGCAACTTGGGCGCCTGGAATGTGTGTTGATGCCGCTGATCATTGTCGGAATCATGACGATTGTGGAAATCGTATGTGCTCGTCTCTGAGCCTCGTGGATAATTCGTCTTGCGCAGCATGGCCTTGAAATTGAATGGTGCATCCTCCGAGTTCTGGCAGGATTGAATGGAAATTGGTAAATTTTCTTGTACAGTAGTCCTCATAAATTCGATTCGCTTGggctattatattttatttttaatatttttagtattctttataatataaatcttTTGGCAATCCTtgtataatttgtaataatgCTCTTATGAATTATAGCCATTATGATTTGTCTTATTCCGACGAAAGGTGATCAAGAAATTTAGACTGCACATAACACAACCTAATTTACTGATTAAATAACATTGTTATtgtaaagaaatttatttttcaatcacaTCGCTTAGTTTTGGTCAAACAAGTATCCAAAAAATTCTGCTTTTCTGAACTTTTCATAAAATACGCTATTTGATTTATTCCacttctattttatttaagaaccAAAATTTTAAGCTCCGCATCTTTACTGCCtccaatttttgtacaattctAATTCGAGAGAGTTCCACCTTCTAACCCACTACTGTACTTACATCGCCTTCGTTGTGTCGCGCCATATTTTGAAGTTCCCGCACTGGATCTGTGGGTGGATAGGAGGAGCGTTGTTGATAGTTACGCTGCTGCTGACTGGGATTATTGCGATAATAATTGGATGAGGGCATTGGCGGTGGTGGAGGCGGTGGCGCTGCATAACCCTTCAAGGAATTGCGACGTGAACCCGATCGATGGACACCCCaattggtgttgttgctctgatagttgctgttgtaggTGTTGTAAGCATTGTTGTAGTCATTCATATTCCTTTGCATTTGATTTCTGTaggatataaatattaaaataatttattaaataatttcaacagCAATAGTTGGCAACAGATCCTCAATTCAGCTTAATCGGATACACATGGCATtgtattcaaaacaaaaactactttaaaatgttgaatgatattttttaaaacatttttcaagaagtacaatttttttcgTAACTAAGGTATGCTAGTAACGAATTGTAAAGGTTCATCATTTCTGATAGCTACACtctaaaatgtaaatgtataaagatagttattatttttgtgtcgcattttaattttttttttttgattttatttaaatttatatatatggttTCCTAACCTTATAtgcaaaaatgaataaattatataaatcattaaaatatttgggGTAGTTTGAAGCTCGAcaagctaaaacaaaaaaatgttaaagataTTGAAACATTATGCATagtaaaataagaataattaacaaaattagaCGGGGAATCGTGAAATACTTGATATAGATCTCAACAATTTCGCTCACCGTTTCAGCTGTTGTGGATCCCGAAAGTAGCTCTGGTTGTATATATTATCGCTTTCTCCCATGCGATCCCAGTTGGTCTGGCAGGCCTGCTCCTTCTTATACGCATTGTATGTGAGCAAGCACGAGGTCATCGAGGGATTACGCTGCAAAGGACTGTCCCAGGGCTCATCCTCCTcctgttgctgcagcagcaaatgATTGGGAAATGTTTGGCGAGAAATGGAATTGGCAGGATCCACCATATACTGTGTGTCGTAGAAGGGAATCTGATCCAAGCGGAAGGGCATCTTCTTAATGGGAACAGGCAATGGTCCCAGCTGCGAGGAGTTTACCTCACGCATATTAATCCGCTCGAAGGGCACAGCTCGAGTGCATTTGTTGAGGCCAGCCACCATGCGTTGGTTATAGATGTGCACCTGGAGGAGCAAAGGGATTAGAGCAGGGAATCTATAAGATTTATGGGTATAGAGTAGTAGACCTTACCTGCTGTGAGAGATTGACGAAATCTTGAAAGCGTGCGGCACGATAATGGAGCAGCACCTGGAATATGGACTTTTCACGCCACTTCTTGGCATAGGGCCGTATAAAATCCGCCGTATTCTCATTCAGCTGTCCAGACTTCTCATTCACCAAGGGGGGCAAGCGTACGCGGTCGCGGAAGCCACGAAAGGctgagacagagaaagaaacagaaacagagaaagagtAAATAAGAGCGGGTCAGAGTCGTGGAAGGGGTGGGGGGGGGGAGTCaccttaatttaattaagttttcatttattttctatgCAGCACTTATAATTCATCACACTGGGAGCGAGGGGGGGTGGTGCCTGTCAAGTCAAATGTCTCAGGTGGGTGCTAAGCCGATTGGTTGCATCAGTGGGTGGGAAAAGATGTCACACCACTTAAGCGGCTTAAGTGGATGTACTGCACCACCGAAGGGAAACACCCTAAACCACACGAATGTAGACTTGTGGTTTggttatttttgatattttattgttggtaCTCGTATGTAGCTGTAGTAGTTGTAGTATTGTGAGGTGGTGTATAACCACCTTATATAGTGAGCCCACATGGGCATAGTTTAATTATGTTATAGGTTGGGAATGCGACTATTCATCGAATGAGGCCTGTTCGATTTTTGATATGCATACGGCAGCGAGTGCTTCGTCCTTTCGTGCCTCCAGAAATAGTTCATCCGCTTCCGAGGGAGTTTCACTGACGTCGATGTGCTCCTCTTCGTATTCCCTAAGCCTATCGACTTGagtttttttacctttttgtatttttgaagCAGCCTCATCATGTTGGCCCGGTCCCTTCTTGCCCACTAACACAAGGAGAGAAAAGAGATTAGCTGAGTTGTCTCAAATTATCGCACAGATGGCGCCACTTACGTTTGAAAACTTTGCCACCCTTGACACGCTTGCGTGCAAGCAAAGCCCGCATCATGGACTGCACCTTGATGACCTTCTTTACCTGCTGCTCATATTGCCTGGAAGGTATTGAATGGTTTAAGTATAAAGTTGGATAAGTTCTCTTTCCAAGCTCACCTGGCCAGAAACTCATCGTTGTAATAGCGCAAAAAGACCTTGTTCTTTCCCAGAGCCCATCCCTCCATTTTCAAGCGCAAAAACAATAGACGGCAATTGTCCTTGGTCATTTCCACAGGCTCATCGAAGTCAAAGGCCAAGAACTGATAGCTAAAGAAGAAATACAATGAGTATTTATAAgtacattttattgaaaattttagcaaaaaaatcattcttaattgtaaatatttagaattGCAAACtgtaatacattttcaaattttattaaagagtatgaaaataatatttaacaagtggaaaaggctatagtcgagatcccgaccacaggataccctttacttatttcaatatatataaaagtactttaaagaaattacggCCTAATAAAAGCTACTGCAAACTtgtaggtgattgtattgaaataataactttgttAATAGCTTTGGTTAGCTTTTACTGCCGTCCTACTTGTCCGAtattgctgcggttaagtgagattatagattatagtaatagataacgttatttactataaaaactgtattaaaatttaaaacaaacttgaccagCTCCAACCCATTTGGtgtctgtgggtgaaagtttggtatctctatctcttatagtctctgagatctaggcgctcacacagatggacagacatacagacggacagacagacagacggacagacggacattgctatattgactcgactattgatgctgatcaagaatatatatactttatggggtcggagatgcctccatctccttgttacatacattccaacaaacacaatataccattttacttattttttaagtaacgggtatacaaattaaaatttattattttgatcaatGCTCAAGTAAAGGATAATTATATGCTTTGAGCGCATGATTgatttttcacatttattaatttatttaaattgtgtgtTCCATATCTTCCATTTTCGGTCCCCGATTCTTACTACTTACCGCTTGAGGAACTCATCGAAGGGCAGACGTGTGGAGTGACCCTTCTGCCGAGCTATAACCGTGTCCAGCACGCCCAGAGCCTTCATCTGTTGCTGCACCACATCCGAGTGGAAGGCACGTGGCTTGTACTCCAGATCAGCTCTTATGCAGCGTACAAAGTGCACACCGAGATTCGCATTCTGGCTGAGCAGCTTAAGCAGGGTCAGGCAGgtaaagcgaaaattggcggCCATGGTGCGCAAGTTATTCACCTGGGAGATGCAGCCAGCGCTCAACGTATTCAGGTTCTATATGAGAGAGGTGAAGATTGAATGAAATCTCTTATAACATTTGAGAGATGAAATCTTCGTTTACATAGGATTTGCGTTCGGTCTCGTCCTTATGTTGAACGGCCTCAAATGGCATGGTTAGATTTCCAGCCTTGGTCAACTGATTGGTAAACATGAGCATGATGCTCTCGTCCAGCGAGGAGCGGAACGTTTCGATCATCTCGGGCGGCACAAAGTCGCGATTGATGTCGGTGAAGGCGCGAGTATCGTAAATGATTCGGCCCGTATAATGGGCCACCGATATCTCTGTGGCAGTGTGCTTCTTCACAAACTGGCTGTGCTTTTCCGACACGCGATCTAGAAACCGACAAGagttttaaatagaatttaatatagaatattaacaaatgttaaattaaactttagttAGAGACTCAAAAATTCGAGCTACCCGAAAAATCACTTGGTTCTAATTTATGAAAgtttactttattttgatGCATTTGTACTGTATTAATCTTACCTATAATCAAGTCCTGATCCTGACACGAACGCGAGGCATCgtcaataatataaaaaagtccGTCTGGCTTGGTCAACAGGTTATCAAGAGCCGTCTTGTTATCATAAAAGTTTAGATTAATGGTATCGATATCCTCGGCCTCCATTTCAAGCATTTCACTGATGAAAATGCGTTGATTATAATGATATTGCATCTGTTCATTCAGTGTATTAATGATCAACTGTTCGAGACCGTTGCGATGGAAGCACTCAAAACCATACATATCATGCACAATAATTGCATTGGTATCGCCGCTATAAAAAGATAACCCATATATTCATAGCTGGAGGGGGAGATCGGGAAGCATTACTTACAAGACGGCGCGGGGAAAGGACATGTTCATGTTGATACGATTGATAATAAAGTCGACGAGACGCGAGTAAATTGTGGAAGCCACCGCATCCCTGGCATCCCTTGCCTCCTCCGTGGTATACTGTCTTCGTTCCGCAATGCCACCCTTAACCATTATGAAATTGGTTAAGGACCACATGAATTTCTTCTCATCCACACGAAGCAAATCTGCAATTCTGCAGACGATATCCGTGTTTTCCACCTCTGCATATTTGCCCGATTGACGGAAGCGTATGTTGCCAATATTGAGTATAGCTGAAAGCACTTTCCTAACCGTTTCCAACTGTTTGTGACTGAAATCCAGATCACGTAGAATGCTCTCGAACTCCCGAAAACGTTCCACATTTCCCTCGGGGTCGTCACGACGGTACTTTAACTTGGATGGAGGTACATCTGGCGGTATGCGTAGATAGCGATAATTGCGATCCGCCTTCAAATTATAATCCTTGAGCTGATTCTGCTGATTGATAAAGTCAtagaaatagtaaaatatatgaaagtTATGCTGAGTGCCATCCGTGGTGGCAACGCGAAGTTTTTCCAGCATATACATGTTAAAGACGGCACCGCTCATCTTTCCGGTCTTGCCAAATGTCAGGCAATACTGCATGACACACCGTGTGGAGTCGGTATTAACCGGAGTTCCTGCATTCACCAACATCAGTATGGCTTTAATCGAGCTCTCGACACGTCCGGTGGCACCACGATTGCCATCTCCGAGATAACAGAGATGCTTGATCAATAATCGGGCATTGGTCGATTTGCCGGCATAACTCTCTCCGGAGAAGATCACGTGCTGTGGCTCACGGTGGTGCAACATGTCTTGGTAGGCAATATCCGCCACGGAGAAAATATGCGGTTGATTCTCCGATCTGGACTTGAATTTGTACTTGGCATGGAACTGTGGGAAATACAATAAGTAAGAATGCTGTGGTGAGAGTGTGTTCGACAGGGAGTTAACCTGCACTTATAATACACATAGACAGAAAAATGGTGTCTTCAATAATTTTCCTATTAATTATACTATCATTATCGAGTAAATTTAAAGAAGATTCGTATGTTAAGTGAACTCTTTGCTTATTTCTTCTACCCACCTCATTGCTGAACTCCTGTTTGATCTCATTGGAGTTCAAAGAGAGCAGTATATCGCCTATAAAACTATAGGACTCTCCCATTTCCATGCGATTGCGCAATGAATCGATGATGCTCTCATCCACAGGATTCTCGAGAGCAGCCAAATCCTCGGGATACATGCGTTCGGGTTTCTCCTCAAAACGCTTGATATATCCGCGATCCACAAAGAGCTCGGGCTCCTTGTACAACGTCTTGACATCGCGTGCCAGCTCCAACATCTCGGAGAGGTCTGATCGCATCTCGTCCTCGTTCTCAATGAGTTCCGTCAAAAACGGATGCTCTACCATCTCAACCATCATG includes the following:
- the LOC117779556 gene encoding MTOR-associated protein MEAK7; translation: MGNASSKKETDNMYTSEEIRFLEAAYRNASGGTLEKLTSDRLVEYWSQTIEPSLAENTVQFLFMPTKQHSMNLPLKRFGEPYYIMERGSIDMKMHFLLSSMQRTQNESFNIKELEHYIQSVIKSYLMLESTAKGSSIKEWQDLGFITTERSNCAFAKGLMRNIGKDLDHTMPNETLERWLHLTPQFLQLWREVFAQLYTRHGGSKRSHIKEVEISFLPQLCDAPHSSHYRPIMELPHVLYINAQLPREMRHKWRFLFSSKIHGESFSTMLGKVLDKGPTLFFIEDEDQYIFGGYAPESWALKPQFAGNDTSLLYTLSPAMRCFNSTGYNDHYQYLNLNQQTMPNGLGMGGQFDFWGLWLDCMFGEGQSVESCTTYGDYVQLSKRKQFKIRNMEVWAVGDLPVKDEEGGEVQKRSVLDGNLEDRAMLEIAGKQMHSDGLREPGMDD
- the LOC117779555 gene encoding neither inactivation nor afterpotential protein C, with the protein product MYLPYSQLPDPTDKFEIYEEIAQGVNAKVFRAKELDNDRIVALKIQHYDEEHQVSIEEEYRTLRDYCAHPNLPEFYGVYKLSKPNGPDEIWFVMEYCAGGTAVDMVNRLLKLDRRMREEHIAYIIRETCRAAIELNRNHVLHRDIRGDNILLTKNGRVKLCDFGLSRQVDSTMGKRGTCIGSPCWMAPEVVTAMESREPDITVRADVWALGITAIELADGKPPFADMHPTRAMFAIVRNPPPTLTRPTNWSQQINDFISECLEKNAENRPMMVEMVEHPFLTELIENEDEMRSDLSEMLELARDVKTLYKEPELFVDRGYIKRFEEKPERMYPEDLAALENPVDESIIDSLRNRMEMGESYSFIGDILLSLNSNEIKQEFSNEFHAKYKFKSRSENQPHIFSVADIAYQDMLHHREPQHVIFSGESYAGKSTNARLLIKHLCYLGDGNRGATGRVESSIKAILMLVNAGTPVNTDSTRCVMQYCLTFGKTGKMSGAVFNMYMLEKLRVATTDGTQHNFHIFYYFYDFINQQNQLKDYNLKADRNYRYLRIPPDVPPSKLKYRRDDPEGNVERFREFESILRDLDFSHKQLETVRKVLSAILNIGNIRFRQSGKYAEVENTDIVCRIADLLRVDEKKFMWSLTNFIMVKGGIAERRQYTTEEARDARDAVASTIYSRLVDFIINRINMNMSFPRAVFGDTNAIIVHDMYGFECFHRNGLEQLIINTLNEQMQYHYNQRIFISEMLEMEAEDIDTINLNFYDNKTALDNLLTKPDGLFYIIDDASRSCQDQDLIIDRVSEKHSQFVKKHTATEISVAHYTGRIIYDTRAFTDINRDFVPPEMIETFRSSLDESIMLMFTNQLTKAGNLTMPFEAVQHKDETERKSYNLNTLSAGCISQVNNLRTMAANFRFTCLTLLKLLSQNANLGVHFVRCIRADLEYKPRAFHSDVVQQQMKALGVLDTVIARQKGHSTRLPFDEFLKRYQFLAFDFDEPVEMTKDNCRLLFLRLKMEGWALGKNKVFLRYYNDEFLARQYEQQVKKVIKVQSMMRALLARKRVKGGKVFKLGKKGPGQHDEAASKIQKAFRGFRDRVRLPPLVNEKSGQLNENTADFIRPYAKKWREKSIFQVLLHYRAARFQDFVNLSQQVHIYNQRMVAGLNKCTRAVPFERINMREVNSSQLGPLPVPIKKMPFRLDQIPFYDTQYMVDPANSISRQTFPNHLLLQQQEEDEPWDSPLQRNPSMTSCLLTYNAYKKEQACQTNWDRMGESDNIYNQSYFRDPQQLKRNQMQRNMNDYNNAYNTYNSNYQSNNTNWGVHRSGSRRNSLKGYAAPPPPPPPMPSSNYYRNNPSQQQRNYQQRSSYPPTDPVRELQNMARHNEGDNSEDAPFNFKAMLRKTNYPRGSETSTYDFHNRHDSDNDQRHQHTFQAPKLRSTGRRFDEQEQSGGNYGVSRNFGQRAPPLRQTPPSVGRSFEDSNARSFEEAGSYVEEEIAPGVTLSGYAVDI